The region GTAAAATAGTACGGTAACGTAAAATTACCCGGAGTACCACTACAAACATTAGCTACCTCCATTTCATATTTAGTAAGCTCCGTTAAACCGGTAAGAGTATAAATATTATTCGTTACCTGAACAGTAGTCCATCCCGGAATTCCTACTTTTCTGTATTTCAATACATATTTACCTGTAGCATCCGGTCCTACGTAAGGATCCCACTGAACTTTAGCACTTGTTGGTTTTAACTCAAGAATGGTTAATCCAGGTGGCGCAATATCACAAGTTCTTTCTGTCGTAAATCTTGCTAAGCTAGACCACGGGTTAGGTGTTGTGGAATTAACACATATATTTCTTACCTGAACTTCATACTGTGTATACGGTGTTAAAGTATATCCCGTTGAAGGAAGCGAGAAGCTATTAGCCGGAGGGTTCGGTAAATTAATTGGTCCAATCCATGTTGGATCTCCTACTTTTCTCCATTGCAACTGATAAGTAGCACTTGCTGCCAATGGTGACCAGTTAACAACTGCTGTAGTAGATGTAATATTAGTAAAAGTCACATTTGGTGGAGTCGGATCACACAATGTAGTAAATTCATTATGAGAATAAGTTCCTACATTAACCGTATTACAAACTGCTGCTATTTCTACTTCATATAAAGTCGCTGGTAATAGCGGATAAGTTGGCGGATTCAATGTAAACGTCTGTGTAGTCCCTGTTGTTAATGCTGGTATATCAACCGGACCTGTTGTTGGCAACCATTGAGTAGAATTTACCGGACGGTATCTCAATTTATAAGAAGCTCCTCCGATATCCTGTGGCCAGCTAACCTGAGCCGAATTATACGTAATAGAAGTCGGAATTACGGTAACAACAGGTGTAGCCGTACTACATACTCTTAATACAATATTGTCAACCGCCACTGGTGGCTGTGTTCCGCCAGAACTATCATTAGTCCATTCGAATACCAGACGCATTATACCACCTGCATAGTTGGTCAAATTTAAATTAGTATTAGAATAAGACTGCCAAGTTGCTCCATTTAAATTATACTGTCCTACCTGAACTCTTCCTGGTGCTCCAGGTGTTCCTGTTGCAGTTGTAATCTGAGTTCCCGGTGTAGGTAAAAAAGTAGCCGGTACCAGCCATACTTTTAAATAATCATAATAGCTTTCTCCATCTGCTTTCCAGTCAAAAGAGAAGGTCGCAAGACTGGTACCTGCTGGAATCTCAATATCCCTATAGGCATGTACAATACTTGTTGCATTATCAGTATATGAGTTTGTAACTCCATTATCATTTGTTATATAGATGGACTTTCCGGTATTTCCGGTTGCAGAACCATAGAACCATTTGTTGGTCTGTCCTCCGTTCAATAATCCTAGATCATTTGCCACTTCAAAATTCTGAATATAAGGAAGCTGAGCCGGAACCTGTGTGGTCATAAAGCTTGGTCCCGGAATCCAAATACTGGAGTCTGTAGTGGAGCAAACTGCTCTTACCCACCAGTAATACGTCGTATTTGGAGCTAAAGTAGGAGCCAAATTCACAGAAGTCGCTGTGGTAGGAACTCCAACAGTCCCTGCACCAGGAGGTGTATTTGAAGCAGATACATAATATATATATCCACCAGCAGGCACAGGTGTTGGCGCCGTCCAGCCGATTGTCGCTCCATTCGAGACAATTCCTGTTACATTCAAGGTTGTTGGAACCTTACAAGTCGGGATTAATAAATTGATGTTATCTATTGCCCCTGCCGGAGAATTTCCTCCATATGAATCATTTTTCCATTCGAATACCAAACGCATAACACCTCCTGCATAACCTGATAAATCCACATTAGTATTCACAAAGCTCTGCCAAGTTCCCTGCTGGTTCAGCTGACCTAATAGAACTCTATTTGCTCCTGCTGTAATTGCATTTCCTGCAGTTGGCATATACGATGAAGGAACCATCCATACACTGATATAATCATATAAATATGGTGTCGTTCCCTCTCCCATTGCTCTCCAATCAAAAGTAAGAATAGCAGGGGAAGCTGCTGTTGTTCCCGCAGGTATAGCAAAATCTCTATATGCCTGGGCTACACTCGTAGAATAGGCATCATATGCATTGGTAGCTCCATTATCATTAGAGATAAATATTGAATTCGACGGATTACCTGCTGCTGAACCATAATACCATTTATTTGACTGAGACCCGTTTACAAATCCAAAATCATTACTGGTAAAAGGTTGATAATAAGGCAATGTCGCAGGAATTTGCGTTGTTGTAAATGTTGGCCCCTGAATCCAAATACTTGAATTCGTAGAAGAACAAACTGCTCTTACCCACCAATAATAAGTAGTATTTGGAACTAAAGTACTTGGTAAATTAAATGAAGTTCCAGCTACAGGTCCTGTAGGAGCCGTAGGCGGCGTATTGGTTGTGGAAATATAATATTCATAACCGTTTGCAGGAACAGGATTTGGAGCAGTCCAACTTATAGTAGCCATATTTGAAGAGATTCCGCTCACGGCCATTGCTGTAGGTTCTACACAGTTAGGAGTCGGCATTACATTAAAATCATCAAATCCCATATAATACGGATCCCAAGTAGCAGCATAAGCTTTAATTCCGAAATTATATTCTCCTGTTGTAGTAGGTACAAATGTTACCTTAACTTTCGTATAGTTTGTACTGTTTGAACCACCATTTGTTGTTTGTGAAGAAGTTACAAAGGTGCTCAAATTGGTAGCTCCAGTAGAAGATTGTAAAGTGTTTACTAACACATCACCCTGCCAACCGGAATATCCGTCTCCTACCCAGAAGAAGGAAAAATCATAAGACTGGTTTGCTGTTAAATGAAAACTTGGCGTCCATAAATAAGATGCTGTTGTAGGATAATAAACAGTTACATAATTAGGAGTAGATTTTGGATCATTATATCCTTGAGAAGAAGCATCCTGAGTTGTAAATAAATTAGAACCTCCATTGGTTGCCCAACAACTCGGTAACACACCAGCTCCAATACTTGTCATTGAATCAAAATTCTCAGACCAAGGAAAAGTAGAAATTGAAACACATGGGGTTGTGAACGGCAAAGCCATTGGGATCCAATAACTCTGATCAGTAGCACTGCATTTTGCTCTTACCCAAACATAATAAGTAGTTATTGGTGACAAGCCTGAAATCGTAGCTGAGGTTGTAGTACTTGGTACAGAATTACTTGAATTAAGCACAGTACTTGAAGTTGGAGGTATTCCTGTAGTATTATAATAGACATCATATCCATTTGCCGGAGCCGGAGTAGGTGCTGTCCATGATATAGCAGCAGTAGCAGCAGTAACAGTTCCTAACGTTATTGCTGATGGTGCAGCACATGTTGGAGGTGCTGATTGAGAAATTGATACATTATCAAAATAATAATAAACATCTGAATTGATATCAGAAGTAACATTAAATCGAACATATAAATTCCCTGCCGAAGGCACAAAAGTAATCGTTTTTGTTGCACATGTATTAGCCGCTATGTGATTGGCAGAATTAATCGTATAAGCCGTCGTCCAAGGTCCCGAAGTGCTTGTAGCATATTCTACCTTTATAGTACCTATATTGGCAGAAGGCGTAGCAGAGGTTCCCGCATAATAATCTGTTACTTTGTAATCAAAAGACATAGTGACCTGCCCAGTATTATTCCCTGTGAGATTGGGGGAAGTAAACTGTCCAGTATTTCCATAATACCTTTCTCCCCTAATGGTTCCACCGCTGGTTCCACATATTTGATTGGCAGTAGTATTATTGGAAAAAACCGAGCCACTGGTGGTCCAGCTGTTAAGTCCCGAGGCCGTCCAATCCTGAGTATAGGTGACCTGGGCCATCAAAAACGAGCCAAAAAGCAATTGGCACATGAGTAAAAGTTTTTTCATAGTATAATAAATGAGTGTTAAGATGATTTTAAATTTGCCAATAGGTCTATTTTTATACTATTTTTTAAATAATATTATTCATAGAAATAGGCTGAGATTATTCTGTCAGATATTAACGAATCAGATTTATTAAATCCAACCCTTCTGAACAATTAAAATATGGAGAATGTAGAGCTTCTTTTCATAATATTTCACTTGTATTGGTATTATTTCATACAAATCTAATCATTTTTTGTGATCTACCTATTAAAACTTTATTTTTTTATCGATACCATTAAAAAAATCAATTCAAACCTATTATCTCATATAATAAACTTCAAATATCTATCAACTTCAACATCTAAAATTTGTCCAATCTTTTAAAAAAAAAAGCCTCATGAGAACATGAGGCTTATAAGTATAATTTAGAAAATTTACTATTTCTTAATAAATTTAGATTTAAACGAATCGTTTCCTTTATCTTCAATAGCAATTACATAAGCACCTTTTATCAAAGCTGAAACATTAATTTTTCCACCACTAATATTTCCGTTACTCACTAATTGTCCTGCTGCATTATAAATTTTATAAGTTGCTTTATCAGAAACTTTAGTTATGTTTAAGAAATCTGTTGCTGGGTTTGGATAGATTTGGATACCATTATTAGGGTTCTCCACATCTCTTGTCCCTAAACTACTTTGTACAATAACATTGTAGTCTTCTACCTCACCATAAGTGAAAGTTCCACATGCATAAGATTCAGGTAGACTTGCTCCTGCGCTTGCCGCAGTTGCAACT is a window of Candidatus Chryseobacterium colombiense DNA encoding:
- a CDS encoding fibronectin type III domain-containing protein, giving the protein MCQLLFGSFLMAQVTYTQDWTASGLNSWTTSGSVFSNNTTANQICGTSGGTIRGERYYGNTGQFTSPNLTGNNTGQVTMSFDYKVTDYYAGTSATPSANIGTIKVEYATSTSGPWTTAYTINSANHIAANTCATKTITFVPSAGNLYVRFNVTSDINSDVYYYFDNVSISQSAPPTCAAPSAITLGTVTAATAAISWTAPTPAPANGYDVYYNTTGIPPTSSTVLNSSNSVPSTTTSATISGLSPITTYYVWVRAKCSATDQSYWIPMALPFTTPCVSISTFPWSENFDSMTSIGAGVLPSCWATNGGSNLFTTQDASSQGYNDPKSTPNYVTVYYPTTASYLWTPSFHLTANQSYDFSFFWVGDGYSGWQGDVLVNTLQSSTGATNLSTFVTSSQTTNGGSNSTNYTKVKVTFVPTTTGEYNFGIKAYAATWDPYYMGFDDFNVMPTPNCVEPTAMAVSGISSNMATISWTAPNPVPANGYEYYISTTNTPPTAPTGPVAGTSFNLPSTLVPNTTYYWWVRAVCSSTNSSIWIQGPTFTTTQIPATLPYYQPFTSNDFGFVNGSQSNKWYYGSAAGNPSNSIFISNDNGATNAYDAYSTSVAQAYRDFAIPAGTTAASPAILTFDWRAMGEGTTPYLYDYISVWMVPSSYMPTAGNAITAGANRVLLGQLNQQGTWQSFVNTNVDLSGYAGGVMRLVFEWKNDSYGGNSPAGAIDNINLLIPTCKVPTTLNVTGIVSNGATIGWTAPTPVPAGGYIYYVSASNTPPGAGTVGVPTTATSVNLAPTLAPNTTYYWWVRAVCSTTDSSIWIPGPSFMTTQVPAQLPYIQNFEVANDLGLLNGGQTNKWFYGSATGNTGKSIYITNDNGVTNSYTDNATSIVHAYRDIEIPAGTSLATFSFDWKADGESYYDYLKVWLVPATFLPTPGTQITTATGTPGAPGRVQVGQYNLNGATWQSYSNTNLNLTNYAGGIMRLVFEWTNDSSGGTQPPVAVDNIVLRVCSTATPVVTVIPTSITYNSAQVSWPQDIGGASYKLRYRPVNSTQWLPTTGPVDIPALTTGTTQTFTLNPPTYPLLPATLYEVEIAAVCNTVNVGTYSHNEFTTLCDPTPPNVTFTNITSTTAVVNWSPLAASATYQLQWRKVGDPTWIGPINLPNPPANSFSLPSTGYTLTPYTQYEVQVRNICVNSTTPNPWSSLARFTTERTCDIAPPGLTILELKPTSAKVQWDPYVGPDATGKYVLKYRKVGIPGWTTVQVTNNIYTLTGLTELTKYEMEVANVCSGTPGNFTLPYYFTTPTVIYCQMGASNSVGDYISKVTVIPNGKPQMVNTSAASTYTDYTAVVPAQIELIQGSTNNQLTIDKVVTADAGVVAWIDFDRNGEFDINERILVSGPNTAATATTTFSVPSDAFVSNADYMYVVMRVALMKGGIPVNCTSFNSGEVEDYTVRISKKQANSLLNQDDILIYPNPVSTVLNVKNISKRANYKIYSSAGQLITSGIILNNKVDVHSLINGMYVIDIQDGSTSVQKKFIKE